A genomic segment from Carassius auratus strain Wakin chromosome 25, ASM336829v1, whole genome shotgun sequence encodes:
- the LOC113043790 gene encoding histone H3 isoform X2: MARTKQTARKSTGGKAPRKQLATKAARKSAPATGGVKKPHRYRPGTVALREIRRYQKSTELLIRKLPFQRLVREIAQDFKTDLRFQSSAVMALQESSEAYLVGLFEDTNLCAIHAKRVTIMPKDIQLARRIRGERA; the protein is encoded by the exons ATGGCAAGAACCAAGCAGACGGCCCGTAAATCCACCGGAGGTAAAGCCCCGAGGAAGCAGCTCGCCACCAAAGCCGCCCGTAAGAGCGCTCCAGCCACCGGCGGCGTCAAGAAGCCTCACCGCTACAGGCCCGGCACCGTGGCTCTGCGAGAGATCCGTCGCTACCAGAAGTCCACCGAGCTGCTGATCCGCAAGCTGCCCTTCCAGCGTCTGGTGCGAGAGATCGCTCAGGACTTCAAGACGGACCTGCGCTTCCAGAGCTCCGCCGTCATGGCCCTGCAGGAGTCCAGCGAG GCTTATCTGGTCGGTCTGTTCGAGGACACCAACCTGTGCGCCATCCACGCCAAGAGAGTCACCATCATGCCCAAAGACATCCAGCTGGCCCGCCGCATCCGTGGAGAGCGCGCCTAA
- the LOC113043790 gene encoding histone H3 isoform X1 → MARTKQTARKSTGGKAPRKQLATKAARKSAPATGGVKKPHRYRPGTVALREIRRYQKSTELLIRKLPFQRLVREIAQDFKTDLRFQSSAVMALQESSEAYLVGLFEDTNLCAIHAKRVTIMPKDIQLARRIRGERA, encoded by the coding sequence ATGGCAAGAACCAAGCAGACGGCCCGTAAATCCACCGGAGGTAAAGCCCCGAGGAAGCAGCTCGCCACCAAAGCCGCCCGTAAGAGCGCTCCAGCCACCGGCGGCGTCAAGAAGCCTCACCGCTACAGGCCCGGCACCGTGGCTCTGCGAGAGATCCGTCGCTACCAGAAGTCCACCGAGCTGCTGATCCGCAAGCTGCCCTTCCAGCGTCTGGTGCGAGAGATCGCTCAGGACTTCAAGACGGACCTGCGCTTCCAGAGCTCCGCCGTCATGGCCCTGCAGGAGTCCAGCGAGGCTTATCTGGTCGGTCTGTTCGAGGACACCAACCTGTGCGCCATCCACGCCAAGAGAGTCACCATCATGCCCAAAGACATCCAGCTGGCCCGCCGCATCCGTGGAGAGCGCGCCTAA
- the LOC113043799 gene encoding histone H2A-like — translation MSGRGKTGGKARAKAKTRSSRAGLQFPVGRVHRLLRKGNYGERVGAGAPVYLAAVLEYLTAEILELAGNAARDNKKTRIIPRHLQLAVRNDEELNKLLGGVTIAQGGVLPNIQAVLLPKKTEKPAKTK, via the coding sequence ATGAGCGGCAGAGGTAAAACCGGTGGTAAGGCCAGGGCGAAGGCTAAGACTCGCTCCTCCAGAGCAGGACTGCAGTTCCCCGTCGGTCGTGTTCACAGACTTCTCCGCAAAGGGAACTACGGCGAGCGCGTCGGTGCCGGTGCTCCGGTGTATCTGGCTGCTGTGCTCGAGTATCTGACGGCTGAGATCCTGGAGCTGGCTGGAAACGCCGCTCGGGACAACAAGAAGACCCGTATCATCCCCCGTCACCTGCAGCTGGCGGTGCGCAACGACGAGGAGCTCAACAAACTCCTGGGCGGAGTGACCATCGCTCAGGGCGGCGTGCTGCCCAACATCCAGGCCGTGCTGCTGCCCAAGAAGACCGAGAAACCCGCCAAAACCAAGTGA
- the LOC113043809 gene encoding histone H2B produces MPEPAKSAPKKGSKKAVTKTAAKGGKKRRKSRKESYAIYVYKVLKQVHPDTGISSKAMGIMNSFVNDIFERIAGESSRLAHYNKRSTITSREIQTAVRLLLPGELAKHAVSEGTKAVTKYTSSK; encoded by the coding sequence ATGCCTGAACCAGCGAAGTCCGCTCCTAAGAAGGGCTCCAAGAAGGCCGTCACCAAGACCGCCGCTAAAGGAGGAAAGAAGCGCAGAAAGTCCAGGAAGGAGAGCTACGCTATCTACGTGTACAAAGTGCTGAAGCAGGTCCATCCTGACACCGGCATCTCTTCGAAGGCGATGGGGATCATGAACTCTTTCGTCAACGACATCTTCGAGCGCATCGCCGGTGAGTCGTCTCGTCTCGCTCACTACAACAAGCGCTCCACCATCACCTCGAGAGAGATCCAGACCGCCGTGCGTCTGCTGCTGCCCGGAGAGCTGGCCAAACACGCCGTGTCTGAGGGCACCAAGGCCGTCACCAAGTACACCAGCTCCAAGTAG
- the LOC113043822 gene encoding histone H4 — translation MSGRGKGGKGLGKGGAKRHRKVLRDNIQGITKPAIRRLARRGGVKRISGLIYEETRGVLKVFLENVIRDAVTYTEHAKRKTVTAMDVVYALKRQGRTLYGFGG, via the coding sequence ATGTCCGGAAGAGGCAAAGGAGGTAAAGGGCTCGGGAAAGGAGGCGCTAAGCGTCACCGTAAAGTTCTGCGGGATAACATCCAGGGCATCACCAAACCCGCCATCCGTCGTCTCGCTCGCCGCGGCGGAGTCAAGCGTATCTCCGGTCTGATCTACGAGGAGACCCGCGGTGTGCTGAAGGTGTTCCTGGAGAACGTGATCCGCGATGCCGTGACCTACACCGAGCACGCCAAGAGAAAGACCGTCACCGCCATGGACGTCGTGTACGCGCTGAAACGACAGGGACGCACTCTGTACGGCTTCGGAGGATAA